One window of the Xiphophorus hellerii strain 12219 chromosome 15, Xiphophorus_hellerii-4.1, whole genome shotgun sequence genome contains the following:
- the znf292b gene encoding zinc finger protein 292b, translated as MKMADEEAEQDRGLVDNISKTIGEVRNLLEGLHEVVIRESANSPVQSSSDYCQEFCRTLLEFVGRWKTEEEPLPLVQVYMVALLSFAKASSYLSLQCESVPLVVERLSLSFLELLLSLKTLPDDLWQYFKSSVQFAHDKLQENGITQLSLLCVLSQHEGIWSHKVLQSILSDENPAAEHVEKFLEHEGPVLLQMRVKQLIKEKQLEKAALLAKICTDCSAFQAKGDFKQMYLVCLCGTLEKDQLMEELSKEDCHDAIEMICNLESDGDDSAAFSLCSAFLTRQLLQGDTYCAWELTLFWSKLLKRLEPSDHAFLDRCRQMSVLSKSVYHILFFIKVIQSEITHFGLPVCIELCIMALRITSEDVKGKATVCKTISCLLPTDLEVKRACQLTEFLLEPTVDSYYVVETLYNEPDQKLEAENMPIPNSLRCDLLLVLKTQWPFDPEFWDWKTLKRHCLSLMGNEASIVSSIDSLNDSENTEEEEDYMSLKDCNYIPDSIVSGTYDLQDAADKKQKNREMKKLKEKGFVSTRFRNWQAYMQYCVLCDKEFLGHRIVRHAQIHFSHGIYTCPICAETFISKDTFLPHVTSHVKLSCKERLSAMETSRALINSKLAAPSIAILKAKAHNELQKLNSSLKQNIARVQRTQSQVNRCDVDVNEDNYMCPVGTCKRSFKFIKNLIAHVKGHGDNEEAKTFLELQNNKVVCQYCRRHFVSVTHLNDHLQVHCGAKPYICIQLNCKASFLSKTKLLLHKKTHSDFIAKCMFPNCGKIFNAPFKLFDHESHHYKTFTCKVVDCGKVFHSQQQLDLHVENHATQHKDSLPRSLFSAKSQPGSSTNEQIPSSQYSVKPEHSQKNINSDASCYPNPGEFMTIQSLLKTSPEHVDTMETCQVKPDPPKSLFPTSNICSSNNSLIHSHSHLLNSSKEKDEVGHQSLDRKIPPQNYPVHPFEASVGQLLQSLPHTLPSKINTDVMNYKPNHNFMLPMLQGPVSCRSSLAVSLPHNSSDPSVSQPIPPRINPQLTESNQENFATPSNVTAPPPEQRPRFHCAFETCTKTYSSYRSVSKHMRAVHPEFYEQWKVARTEIKISHIPALNTSSGPLSSVSSLQTKQASRRVQGNGIIQPHSCLNTSTTSQYGVPQNLPSFPHNPNSSQLMASVLNPIVLSQLGADRSPITTQSQLSMGQNPVAAGSEFVPNRNSSQVFPSNQQMIHEIDSSSSLFPLGISSSSVMESKVCHSESLDSLLDKSRAQSTTTMSTQRSMELSQEMAASQTCTSKMQSCVVSLSKTPEKTKPNHELFDLSILEEKQSRTIQPKYDPAISEINLETERQDRKHARTKWPAIIKDGKFVCRRCFRQFDNPRSLGGHLSKRAICKPYQESAINTDLPQSFLDLLNSEQTVATSQTQSFYNGVAPYQKPEKKVIGFSSASKHYPTSQYPQNNMPSYENSPSKNVMLKHLMPESSMSDQFVPPSDTQTMFQNSCASHAASEHLLGTSVIQHTETVQLKQRVNSYFATHPHESHVERFPVSEFSDSLLSEILMENSASALLGTTHKIKKTPELIFHESYPSKKTISAPDSCSNAMKQMLLPEFHLSQAVTSGMQAMSPVKTTDKDIKKRLREQILAGDFQRRNICSSGDVNLKTSGSSPYSPSNNSGFQNLFYDATSHSKPQGQVLTGSSPVTSESSGKIEDLLNTQSFTGFRETPRILIELPSPPVTTATELDPGPSGLSASQQQWMTEMQCAFERLDLMRELPDQLITSLKQNGFEKSGLPVSSKVKSQNFTGVTSVPSTSVVKPFACEDIDCSFSSISNDSLWRHLFKAHNYTIGMVNEVKKRYGQYSPFKCEKCPKAFTRNSNLRIHYRSVHKLSNKEITDLDEKRKMAKAEVSNASRKKPVAINQVPLAPVTTVNHTILDNSACIHPLQASLNQTYVPSANTAVTNHEYQGHNHCSVIHSLKDVPMQNLEQTPPASRLTFPTSQAAQTGMSTEQWIKQEGNVPELHAESQNFPLFQNLPTLPQAPRTHENGPFKMQTVVKQNTNIVRKSKGKKPKSEDALSPYRPYRCVHQGCEAAFTIQQNLILHYRAVHQSALSALVESGEHVLSEENDQSEEADELLHHVKEEPESELLQITEIRCQVKDCCCVFQEIPNLFQHYLQLHEFTDDEVEALLFGVRLGRFACGHQGCTETFTAFRKYKSHVKEHHKDLNLAKPEQLQVFKCEIEGCDRSYATKSNMLRHMMKKHQDLYQLKLQNKQVEEDEEKQNSTSSHYQFTKISNGKENIESNKKIPLRAHDRKKVDKSKSKHWLKYGKPSLKSKVDASALCTKKFHLQYPCMIKGCTSVMKSEKSILKHYIVHGLSEKYLEQHRSHFIFCKKFSRHKFRSIRSDDSKSENTSEQSDVEKTDAVTDEGKYEYSKPVLRRRSPTEMPMTLLKTKLSKKKSSDGLVVLKRKRGRPRKFGGSFVKSKKVIRPTKTTSVQVKEEKQTSPSLAIVPEETEQSVPLASFKPMGFEMSFLQFLEETRESEQHLMRSVKVENGESQTSSNSKKTCVWFSNHQNLKSLCKVKIKLDPAFVGVIEPMLKQLQDMDPAVVLERCD; from the exons acGCTCTTGGAGTTTGTAGGCCGTTGGAAGACGGAGGAAGAGCCTTTGCCACTCGTACAGGTGTACATGGTCGCCCTGCTCAGCTTTGCGAAGGCTTCTTCTTACCTCTCTCTGCAATGTGAAAGTGTTCCACTTGTGGTTGAGAGACTTTCACT GAGCTTTTTGGAACTGTTGCTCTCACTTAAGACCCTTCCAGATGATTTATGGCAGTATTTCAAGTCGTCTGTGCAG TTTGCACATGACAAACTTCAGGAGAATGGCATCACCCAGCTGTCGCTACTGTGTGTCCTGAGCCAACATGAAGGCATTTGGAGCCACAAAGTCCTGCAAAGTATTTTGTCTGATGAGAATCCTGCAGCAGAACATG TGGAGAAGTTCTTGGAGCATGAAGGCCCTGTGTTGCTGCAGATGAGAGTGAAGCAGCTGATAAAGGAGAAGCAGCTGGAGAAGGCTGCACTTCTAGCAAAGATCTGCACTGACTGTTCTGCCTTCCAAGCGAAGGGGGATTTCAAACAGATGTATCTTGTCTGCCTCTGTGGCACGTTGGAAAAAGATCAACTCATGGAGGAG CTTTCAAAGGAGGACTGCCACGATGCTATAGAAATGATTTGCAACCTGGAATCAGATGGAGATGACAGCGCAGCGTTCAGTTTATGTTCAGCCTTTCTAACCCGTCAGCTTCTCCAAGGAGACACATACTGTGCTTG GGAGCTCACTCTGTTTTGGAGTAAGCTGCTAAAGCGGTTAGAGCCATCAGATCACGCCTTCCTGGATAGATGCCGGCAAATGTCAGTCTTATCCAAATCCGTGTATCACATCCTGTTCTTCATCAAGGTCATCCAGTCGGAG ATAACCCACTTTGGTCTACCAGTGTGTATCGAGTTGTGTATAATGGCGCTACGGATCACATCGGAGGATGTCAAAGGAAAGGCCACAGTCTGTAAAACAATTTCCTGTTTGCTTCCAACTGATCTGGAAGTTAAGAGAGCATGCCAACTAACAGAGTTCCTTCTGGAGCCCACTGTGGATTCATACTATGTTGTGGAGACACTTTACAATGAACCAGATCAAAAACTAGAGGCGGAAAATATGCCTATTCCCAACTCTCTGCGTTGTGATCTCCTACTGGTTTTAAAGACCCAGTGGCCTTTTGACCCAGAGTTCTGGGATTGGAAAACACTGAAGCGTCATTGTCTGTCTCTAATGGGTAATGAGGCTTCTATCGTCTCATCCATTGACTCTCTAAATGATTCTGAGAACACTGAGGAAGAAGAAGACTATATGAGTCTAAAGGACTGTAATTATATCCCAGACAGTATAGTCAGTGGCACATATGATCTTCAAGATGCAGCagacaagaaacagaaaaatagagaaatgaAGAAGCTGAAGGAAAAGGGCTTTGTATCTACCCGCTTTAGAAACTGGCAGGCCTACATGCAGTACTGTGTGCTCTGTGACAAAGAGTTTCTTGGTCACCGAATTGTTCGACATGCTCAGATTCATTTCAGCCATGGAATCTACACTTGTCCAATTTGTGCCGAGACGTTCATATCCAAAGACACATTCCTTCCCCATGTAACGTCACATGTTAAACTTTCTTGCAAGGAAAGACTGAGTGCAATGGAAACCAGCAGAGCACTGATTAATTCCAAATTGGCAGCCCCTTCCATTGCCATATTGAAAGCAAAAGCACACAATGAACTTCAGAAGCTTAACAGttcactgaaacaaaacattgctAGAGTTCAGAGAACTCAGTCTCAAGTGAATAGATGTGATGTAGACGTTAATGAGGACAACTACATGTGCCCAGTGGGAACATGCAAGAGGAGCTTCAAGTTTATCAAAAACCTCATTGCACATGTTAAAGGTCACGGGGATAATGAAGAAGCAAAAACGTTTCTTGAACTGCAGAACAACAAGGTGGTTTGCCAGTACTGTCGTCGCCACTTTGTTAGTGTAACTCATCTTAATGATCATTTACAAGTCCACTGTGGCGCAAAGCCTTATATTTGTATACAGTTAAACTGCAAGGCAAGTTTTCTGTCAAAGACCAAACTCCTCTTACATAAGAAAACCCATTCAGATTTCATTGCTAAATGCATGTTTCCAAATTGTGGAAAAATCTTTAATGCCCCTTTTAAGCTCTTTGATCATGAGTCACATCATTACAAAACCTTTACTTGTAAAGTTGTCGACTGTGGAAAGGTATTTCATTCTCAACAACAGCTAGATTTGCATGTAGAGAACCATGCTACCCAGCATAAAGACAGTTTACCTCGTTCATTGTTCTCTGCCAAGTCACAGCCTGGTTCTTCAACTAATGAGCAAATACCTTCTAGTCAATATTCTGTTAAACCAGAACATTCCCAGAAAAACATCAACTCTGATGCTTCTTGTTATCCAAATCCTGGAGAATTTATGACCATACAAAGTTTGTTGAAGACTTCACCAGAACATGTGGATACCATGGAAACATGCCAAGTCAAACCAGACCCTCCAAAATCACTGTTTCCAACCAGCAACATCTGCAGTTCCAATAATTCTCTCATTCACTCTCATTCCCATTTACTTAATTCCagcaaagaaaaagatgagGTTGGCCATCAGTCATTAGATCGTAAGATTCCACCTCAAAATTATCCAGTACATCCATTTGAAGCCAGTGTAGGACAGCTTTTACAAAGTCTGCCCCACACACTCCCCAGCAAAATAAATACGGATGTAATGAATTACAAACCTAACCATAACTTTATGTTACCTATGCTTCAAGGGCCAGTGTCTTGTAGGAGTAGTTTAGCGGTATCATTGCCTCACAATTCTTCGGATCCATCAGTGTCACAACCAATACCACCAAGAATAAACCCTCAACTAACTGAGAGCAACCAAGAGAACTTTGCTACTCCCTCAAATGTCACAGCTCCCCCTCCAGAGCAGAGGCCAAGGTTCCACTGTGCATTTGAAACGTGTACAAAAACCTACAGCTCTTATAGAAGTGTTTCCAAGCACATGAGAGCAGTTCATCCAGAATTCTATGAGCAATGGAAAGTTGCCCGCACTGAAATCAAAATAAGCCACATTCCAGCACTGAACACCTCATCAGGGCCTTTGAGTTCAGTCTCCTCACTACAGACGAAGCAGGCTAGCCGTCGGGTTCAGGGAAATGGTATTATTCAGCCACATTCTTGTCTTAACACAAGTACAACCTCTCAATATGGTGTCCCACAAAATCTCCCATCATTTCCCCACAATCCAAACAGTTCGCAGCTAATGGCAAGTGTTTTAAATCCCATTGTCCTTTCTCAGTTAGGTGCTGATCGAAGTCCAATAACAACACAGTCTCAACTTTCAATGGGTCAAAACCCTGTTGCTGCTGGAAGTGAATTTGTTCCTAACCGTAATTCTTCCCAAGTATTCCCATCTAATCAGCAAATGATACACGAGATTGATTCATCTAGTTCTCTTTTCCCACTTGGTATTTCTTCATCCTCTGTAATGGAATCAAAAGTTTGCCATTCAGAGTCCTTGGACTCACTGCTTGATAAAAGTAGAGCCCAGTCTACTACTACTATGAGCACTCAAAGATCAATGGAGTTGTCACAAGAAATGGCAGCCTCCCAAACCTGTACTTCGAAGATGCAAAGCTGTGTAGTCTCACTTTCCAAGACTCCAGAGAAAACAAAGCCAAATCATGAGCTGTTCGATTTGTCAATTTTGGAggaaaagcaaagcagaaccaTCCAGCCTAAGTATGACCCCGCCATCTCTGAAATTAATCTTGAGACTGAGAGGCAAGACAGGAAACACGCCAGGACCAAATGGCCTGCAATAATCAAAGATGGAAAATTTGTTTGTCGAAGGTGTTTTAGACAGTTTGATAATCCTCGATCTCTTGGTGGTCATTTGTCCAAGCGTGCAATTTGCAAGCCATATCAAGAATCGGCAATAAACACAGATTTACCGCAATCATTTCTTGACCTTCTAAATTCAGAACAAACGGTTGCCACATCCCAGACACAATCCTTTTACAACGGTGTTGCTCCATATCAGAAACCTGAAAAGAAGGTAATTggtttttcttcagcttcaaAACATTATCCCACTTCCCAGTATCCTCAAAATAACATGCCGTCATATGAAAACAGTCCCTCGAAAAATGTCATGCTTAAGCATCTTATGCCTGAATCCAGTATGTCTGATCAGTTTGTTCCTCCATCGGACACCCAAACAATGTTCCAAAACAGCTGTGCTTCTCATGCTGCAAGTGAGCATCTACTTGGTACCTCAGTTATACAACATACAGAAACTGTCCAGCTGAAGCAGAGGGTCAATTCATACTTTGCCACCCATCCTCATGAGTCACATGTGGAGAGGTTTCCTGTGAGTGAATTCTCTGATTCACTTCTTTCAGAAATCCTCATGGAGAATTCTGCTAGTGCTCTCCTGGGCACTACtcacaaaatcaaaaaaactCCTGAATTAATTTTTCATGAAAGTTATCCCTCTAAGAAAACCATCTCGGCTCCAGATTCCTGTTCAAACGCCATGAAGCAAATGTTGTTACCCGAGTTTCACCTTAGTCAAGCAGTAACAAGTGGTATGCAAGCCATGAGTCCAGTGAAGACTACTGATAAAGATATCAAAAAGCGACTGCGTGAGCAGATTTTGGCTGGTGACTTTCAACgcagaaacatttgttcttCTGGAGATGTGAATCTAAAAACTTCGGGCTCAAGTCCCTACAGTCCCTCCAATAATTCTGGATTTCAGAACTTGTTCTATGATGCAACAAGTCATTCAAAACCTCAAGGTCAAGTCCTTACAGGAAGTTCTCCAGTTACTTCAGAATCATCTGGTAAAATTGAAGACCTGCTGAACACCCAGAGCTTTACTGGTTTCAGAGAGACTCCCAGAATCCTCATAGAGCTACCAAGCCCCCCAGTTACCACAGCAACTGAACTGGATCCTGGACCTTCAGGGTTATCAGCCAGCCAGCAGCAGTGGATGACTGAAATGCAGTGTGCATTTGAAAGGCTTGACTTGATGAGAGAACTTCCTGATCAGTTGATAACTTCGTTAAAACAAAATGGGTTTGAAAAAAGCGGCCTACCTGTATCCTCCAAGGTGAAATCCCAAAATTTCACAGGAGTCACTTCAGTTCCATCAACATCTGTTGTTAAACCATTTGCTTGTGAAGACATTGATTGCTCATTTAGTTCCATTTCTAATGATTCCCTATGGAGGCATCTCTTCAAAGCTCACAACTACACAATTGGGATGGTTAATGAGGTCAAGAAAAGGTATGGACAGTACTCTCCTTTCAAGTGCGAGAAATGTCCGAAAGCATTTACTCGAAACTCAAACCTTCGCATTCATTACCGGTCAGTTCACAAATtatcaaataaagaaattacagaCCTGGATGAAAAGCGAAAGATGGCAAAAGCTGAAGTATCTAATGCAAGTCGAAAGAAGCCTGTGGCCATAAACCAGGTTCCATTGGCTCCAGTTACCACAGTTAACCATACGATTTTAGATAACAGTGCCTGTATACATCCTCTCCAAGCTTCATTGAATCAGACATATGTTCCTTCAGCTAACACAGCTGTAACTAATCATGAATATCAAGGTCATAATCACTGCTCAGTTATCCATTCCTTAAAAGATGTTCCCATGcaaaatctagaacaaactccACCTGCAAGTCGTCTGACCTTCCCAACCTCCCAGGCAGCACAAACAGGGATGTCTACTGAACAATGGATAAAACAAGAAGGAAATGTACCTGAATTGCAtgcagaaagtcagaattttccTCTATTCCAGAATTTGCCTACCCTACCTCAAGCTCCAAGAACTCATGAAAATGGCCCTTTCAAGATGCAAACAGTggttaaacaaaatacaaacattgtCAGGAAGTCTAAAGGGAAGAAGCCAAAATCAGAAGATGCTTTGAGTCCATATAGACCATATCGCTGCGTCCATCAAGGTTGTGAGGCAGCCTTCACGATCCAGCAAAATCTGATCCTCCACTACAGGGCTGTGCACCAGTCTGCTTTGTCAGCACTGGTGGAGAGTGGGGAGCATGTCCTGAGTGAGGAGAATGACCAAAGTGAGGAAGCAGATGAACTACTGCACCATGTTAAGGAAGAGCCAGAGTCTGAGTTGCTGCAGATTACAGAAATCAGATGTCAAGTCAAAGactgctgctgtgtttttcaAGAAATTCCCAATCTCTTCCAGCACTATCTGCAGTTGCATGAATTCACAGATGATGAGGTGGAAGCACTGTTGTTTGGTGTAAGACTTGGCAGGTTTGCTTGTGGTCACCAAGGCTGCACAGAAACCTTCACTGCTTTCAGAAAGTATAAAAGTCATGTTAAAGAGCACCATAAAGACCTAAACCTTGCCAAACCTGAACAATTACAAGTTTTCAAGTGTGAAATTGAAGGCTGTGATCGCTCTTATGCTACAAAGTCAAACATGCTCAGACATATGATGAAAAAACATCAGGACTTGTACCAgcttaaactacaaaataaacaagtggAAGAGGATGAAGAGAAGCAAAACTCAACATCTTCACATTACcaatttaccaaaataagtAATGGCAAAGAAAATATAGAGAGCAACAAAAAGATCCCCCTGAGGGCTCATGACAGGAAGAAGGTAGACAAGTCAAAAAGCAAACACTGGCTTAAATATGGAAAACCTTCCTTGAAGTCTAAAGTGGATGCATCTGCCTTGTGCACCAAGAAATTTCACTTGCAGTATCCTTGTATGATCAAAGGCTGCACATCAGTCATGAAGTCTGAAAAGAGCATACTCAAACATTACATTGTACATGGACTGTCAGAAAAGTACTTGGAACAGCACAGGAGTCACTTCATATTCTGCAAGAAGTTCTCCAGACATAAATTTCGTTCCATCAGGAGTGACGACTCCAAATCTGAGAACACTTCAGAGCAGTCGGACGTCGAGAAAACAGATGCTGTCACTGATGAAGGGAAATATGAATATTCAAAGCCGGTCCTACGCAGAAGAAGCCCAACAGAGATGCCCATGACTTTGTTAAAAACTAAGttatcaaaaaagaaaagttctgATGGACTTGTGGTACTAAAACGTAAACGAGGGCGACCAAGAAAATTTGGCGGAAGTTTTGTCAAATCTAAAAAAGTCATTCGGCCAACCAAGACAACGTCTGTTCAGGTCAAGGAAGAGAAGCAGACCTCCCCAAGCCTTGCAATAGTTCCAGAGGAGACGGAGCAGAGTGTGCCCCTGGCTTCCTTTAAACCGATGGGATTTGAAATGTCTTTCTTACAATTCTTGGAAGAGACCAGAGAATCAGAGCAACACTTGATGAGGTCAGTTAAGGTAGAAAATGGTGAGAGCCAAACTAGTTCAAATAGCAAAAAGACCTGTGTCTGGTTCAGCAACCATCAGAACTTAAAGTCACTttgcaaagtgaaaataaaactagatCCAGCCTTTGTGGGTGTCATAGAGCCCATGTTGAAACAGCTGCAGGACATGGACCCAGCTGTAGTGTTAGAGAGATGTGACTGA
- the smim8 gene encoding small integral membrane protein 8 → MLEKEADKGKESAGEKSFRTPGLRGAQTTTLFRAVNPELFIKPNKPVMVFGLVAITLSVGYLGYLHAMKENDQQLYEAIDSEGERYMKRKTSKWD, encoded by the exons ATGTTGGAAAAAGAAGCCGATAAGGGGAAGGAGAGCGCCGGGGAGAAAAGCTTCCGGACGCCTGGGTTGAGAGGAGCACAGACCACCACACTGTTCCGTGCTGTCAATCCTGAACTCTTCATAAAACCA AATAAACCAGTGATGGTATTTGGGCTGGTGGCCATCACCTTGAGCGTGGGTTACCTGGGCTATCTGCACGCCATGAAAGAAAATGACCAGCAGCTTTATGAAGCGATAGACAGCGAAGGAGAGAGATACATGAAAAGGAAGACTTCCAAATGGGACTGA